The genomic interval TACTTGTAGGgcctttaaatattattcaacCCCAAAAACAAGAAGCACATTCTTgtaacttttatctatttcatattaatatatttcatttctGCTGACGTCAGTAAACTATAAAAGAAAGtaaatttatcatttattcggcttttagttattttatattttgattttattttatttgattattttgtaaattgtatatataaaaatgcaaaaatgcaatatatatatatttcaatacaAAATCATATATTTCAGTTATGACTTTtgaaatatacattttcaattcaaaagCCACATATTATACTTACTTTTactattcttatttttattgtattaatGAAGACTTGACCCAAGACAGTTTAGCAACTTAAAAACACAATATATtcctaattaatttatttaattataattattttttattcgaaCCCCCAGGTCACACGGCATTGGGCAGTCCCAAGTACAGCTTTAGCACCCTGGAGTCCCGCAAATCCTCGACGGCGGGACGCCAGCGCCAACGTTTCGCCCGCAAGAGCTCGCTGCCGCTGGAGAATCCAGTTGGCACTGCGGGGGGATCCAGTTCCACGGGAGGATCGGTGGGCACGGCGGGAATCCATGGCAGCAGCAGTTTGGGCATGGGTCTGGGACTTTGCCGGGCGGAAAGTTTTCCCGTTCTGCTCGATTGCAGCCAAGGAGCGGGCATTTTGCTGACAGAATCGGGATCTGGATCAGGATCTGGAGGAGCTGTGGCCATTGCCCAGATCCTGGCCGATTCGGTGGCCGATCGCAGTGGCTGCATTCAGGCGGGCGATCGCATCGTGGCCATCAACAAGATGTACAGCCTGGATGCGGCAAACATGAGGCAGTTGCTCGAAGGAGGCTGCTCCAGTCGCAATGGTGGCGGCAATCCCGCCACGGGTACACCGGCCAATTGGCTGGAGCTGGAGATCGAGTTCGATATGCCGGATGCCGTGGTGCCAGCCAGTGGTGTGTTCAGTGTGAAGTTACTGAGGGCCGGCAAGTGTGGCCTGGGCCTCAGTGTCAGTGGCTCCAGTCATGGCGGCCTGGTCATTTCGGACGTGAAGATGGGCAGTCCGGCCCATCGTAGCGGCTCCCTGCGATCCGGCGACATCCTCCTGGCCGTCGACCAGCATCCAGTGCAGCATTTCAATGTGGACGCACTGCTCAAGGAGgagggcagcagcagcaggacaCAGAATCCCAGTCACAGCTCCTCGGACTTCACCACGCTGACCATCAAACGGGTCGTCCTGCCCGATTTCCTGCCCATGTCCAGTCCGATTTACAGCAATTGTCCAGCAAGTGGCATTAAtctgggcatgggcatgggtgTTTCCACCAGCACGGATCACGATCTGTACAGCAGTGCCTATGTGACGGCGGGCAAGTACGCGGATTGTGTCTCCCTGAAGTCAAGGACTCCGCAACCGGATTACTTTCGAGTGCCCAGCATGGACGATGCCAGTCTGCAGTCTGTGCAAATGCGATCGACAGCGGGAtcgggttcgggttcgggttcAAACGGAGGCGGTGGTCAGAGCAACGGCTGGTCAACCACCGTCAACAGCCGATCGTTTGTGGCCCCGCCAAACACGCAGAGCCTCACCACCGAACTGCcagaggaggaggacgagcaggagcagctgTATCCCGGCTACGAGCTCAATCGCTATGCCAGGTGAGTCTAAGACTGCCCTCTATTATGAGTTTCTCTGTTCTTACTATTACCGAATGTCTATCCTCAATGTTTGGGAACCTTAAGTAATGGATTAAGAATGAATGgtattttaaaacgaaaattttAGTAAAGAAGTTATCAAGTCTTATACCAAAATTTCTTCAATCCCCAAATGATTTAAAGGCAATACTAAAATGTTGTATAGTATTTGTTTTAACATGGTAAAAGCCGATCATTAATGTACCTAgtgttcacttttttttttatttggtttttgcctttaattttgtatttgctaTGCATATGTATTGAtataatatactttttatagtatttatttacaacTTCTTCGCTTTTGTATGTGTAtagtgttttctttttatttgttgatttttgacttttattttttgataaatatgtaataaataaagttttttataatatttatttacaaatttaagccTCAaaagtgttttcttttttatttatttgcttttggcCTTGTTATGTAATGAATAATCTTtttatagtatttatttaaaaattttaaatttttttccagtgttGACTGCACCGCCTTGCCGCCGCCCATGGAGAACAAGGTGTACGGATCGGCGGCCAGTTcgagcagcaaaagcagcggGAGCAGTTTGCATCAGATAATCTTCACGGTGCGATTGGAGCCGAAGGGAGGATTGCTGGGCATCACTTTGGCCGGCAGCGAGGATATCACCAAACCGATCACAATCAGTGGCCTCGTGGAGGGTGAGTCCATGCAAATGTGAAGCACTAAACAGAATGAAACAAAAGCTAATCCATATTAACAGGTGGCATTGCGCACAAGAATGGCCAGATCCATGTGAGTGACCAGCTGCTGGCCATCGATGAGCACTCGGTGCAGGGGATGCCCCTTTCGCATGCCACCAGCCTGCTGCAGAATCTCGGCGACCTGGTGGACCTGAAGATCCTGCGGAGTCACGATCTGGCCAATGGCAGCCACTTGCCGCAGACGCAGGCCATCTATGCCAAGGTGCAGCGGCGTCCGCGGAGTCCTTCGGCCAACACGGAGGGCAGCAAGGAGTCGGCCACTGGCAatggcagcaacagcaatggAAATGGCAGCGGGAAACCGCGCGTTTTCCACGTCACCCTGTACAAGGACAAGGTGTACGATGACTATGGATTCTCGGTGTCGGACGGACTCTACGAACGGGGCGTCTTCATCAACAGGATTCGCAGCGGAGGTCCTGCCGATATGTGCGGTCTCCTCAAGCCCTTCGATCGCATTATGCAGGTAAGTCATTGGTTTCCATTCCTTTttctttataataatttaaaaaaatatgtataaccCAGGTAAATGAGATGAAGACGCAGGACTTTGATTGCTGTCTTACTGTTCCCCTAATTGCCGCCGCCGGCGATAAAATCGAGATGATCATGCAGCGCACCGAGTAGTGATCCTTAATGTGCGCCACATCCTTATGTTAAACTAGTTGTACGTTAAGCTTATCCTAAGTGCCATTGCTAGCccataataatattatatatccCTGTAACCTATGTGTACCGAACGAATCAGtccccaacaacaacaaaacaacaacaacaacaacaccaaccTTCAAGGACAATACGCGCAAATCAGCCTGCCATAACCAAATTATGTCCTCTTTAAAATAGTTCTGCCATAATTCTAATTTAATTCTAtgctaaatttgttttctagcaaataaataatcataCCGAAAGTTTGTTCGAAACTAAACAATCAAAAACTATGAGTAATTTCATTGATTAGGTAATTACTGCAAATGTCTAATCTATGGTTCTATGacctatatatttttaattaattaattaattaattactgCAAATGTCTAATCTATGGTTCTATGacctatatatttttaaatgtatgccACAAACATGATTAGAATTTGGCATTGGAATATTACTCGCGATcgcttgatttttttttttttcatgtttgtttacaaacatattgcataaaaaaaataataagcagAACTGCTTGATTCTGTAAATgacaaaacatataatatacatatgtgtatacatataatatttatatagcatattatttttttttgtgtgttataagtaatatttattaaaaaatattactgtataaatatttatttaaagtccaaaatattttaaaatatacacatGTTAATGCTATGGGTAAGTTATCTTCTGTAATTTTGGTACTAAAAAATTGTCTATTCTAAAGCCGTAACTTAAAAGTATGTGTCTTAATTGTCAATAAATTAGAATTCCTTTTTTAATGACTGCCGCCAAATACTAAGAGCCTTCTATAGTTAACCCGTACTTTACACTTTGATCTTGCACTGATCTATGTAAACAATAATCCCCTTGGGGGCTTATGTCAATGAGAGCGATTGCAGcgattgtttttaaatattctggATTGTGTATTCCATTTGTCTTTTACAATACTACTTTTAATCTTGATGCCCCATGTAATTCCCgttgtaaacaaaatatttttacacttGCCAGCAacaagtgggcgtggcatgtgGCTCTGCGATGACGTTGGACCCTGTCAAACGAAAATAGCAAACATCTACATGTACATGTGCAAACACCTCCGTTGATTTGCAATGCAAGTGGATTTTTGAACCGGAATCGATTTTCGGAATCAAAGTTCGATGCTTATCGGGGATCGGGGGGCATAAGCTGTTGATTCTACACGGAAGTGGTACAATTAGTCATctaaatatatagttttaaaatcattacaGTTTTCAAGAGTTATCTTAATTGCTTTGTTCTCTTTACAAGGATATTTTTGAGAAAGGGCATGACTGGAACTGACTAAGAAAGtcgtaaacaaaaacaagaaaaaaacagaacTCAGACTACAGACTTTAAGATGTGATAACGCCTTGGAAAGGCCGCCTCTTGACGTCAATGGGCAATGGCAATATTCGAGATCCTGGTGGAATGGCGAGCGATCGAAAACCCGTAAACAAACACCTTCTCCGGACTTTGGACGCCCGTTTGGAAAGCGAAACGGGATTCTGCGAGATTCTGATAACGTTTGCCAAtgggaatatatatacatatttatatgaaCATATTAATATTACTTACCAGACATTGACACCACCTGTCAGAGGCGGCAGGCTGAGGGGCAGGCTGAGGGCCAGGGGCCCGTCGATTGACACAGTTTCTCAGGAACTTAATTTAGCCCctacacacagaaaaataatatcatatataaaagaaaagcCTGTTGAAATATCTGCAGGTTTTTTATTGGACTTACAAACCTGTTAAGTAATTCAAATGTGGTATTAgattaacaacattttttgattttgaccAACTTTTCTGGTCTTATATAAGAATTTtgtaagaaaacaaatatcatacaaatcttaaaaaacacttttttatgtgcattattaaatatattttactaaCATGcttacatttaaacaaataaacttaaaattattatatttaaccaAGCTCTTAAAAATCCTATGATATTTTAAAGGAGCCTACAAAAATTGAATagcacaaaaaaattttaaatgcagataatattttaattgtcacctatgtataattttataacctattaaaatgtttgaaaatgtGTTAGTGTATTTATTGGTAACAAAATAGAATTAGTTTCTTTAATTCAAAGAGTAGCGGTAAAGAAATAACCATAAACCATATATTCTGTActgtttaaaatatgaaaaattaagAGTTTTTCTCAATGTGCAGAACGGGTTGTGGGGCACAGCTGCTGATAGCTCAAGGGGGGCTGCCCTAGGCTCTATTTCTGACCCTACATGGATCCTCCTTTCCGCCGCTCCCTTCCTTCAGAAAGATTGCTGAACGAACGCCTTCGTGGCGGTCACTTTGTTGTCCGTCGGCAGAGTTGTTTTCTTATCAAGAAGGTGCATCCAACAAAGAGCAACCCCGCCAGCTGGTGCACTTTGCATCTACACTGCGAGAAACGGACGGATTGAGCTTTATCAGCAGCTCAGGGCCTTTTCCTCTCTGTTTCACACACTTTGACGCAAGTCGCGTGTCAAAGCTCAGCGATCAGTGTTGACTATATAGCTAAAATTGGTCATTGTTTTCAATAACAAATTAGCttaaacttaatatttgttttatgtttaaaaaacggTACAATCGAATTTGTGGAACACATTAATCATTAATTTAGGGCAAGCTTTTAAGACcctttttcaaaatatttgaatatttaactATTCTTTTAAAAGGTTAACAATAACTGCTGTTcgaaattgaatttcttttcatttcataCATTTGACAACATATTAAGTGTTTTCGGCTTTTTTCAACTGTTTTTCCTGCTTGACCTTTGAAAGGCAGCCATATTATACTCCAGATATGTCGGAGAATCGTTGGAATGGGCAGCACTATCGCGGCCAAACGTCATCAACCGATGGCTTCGGCTGCAGCTTCGGATTCGGATGCAGCTTTCCGCCTCGTTTTCGTTTCGATTTCggtttcgatttcgatttctcGCCGTCCGTCTGGGCATAAAAATTGCGTGGGGCGCAGCTGATCCGCTCAGTGTTCAAACGGTTCCCAAGCGATTCAGATCGGCGGAGATATAGCAAAGTCCGAGTCGAGTGTGAATCACAGATAGTCATTGTCGAAAAGCCAAGGGCCGCCAGAAACTAACGGCACACTCGAGACAAGAGACAGTCGATAAGATTAAcgtcaaatttaattaaaaaataactaaaactaacGAAGAGCCAGGCACAACAAACGATccatcgatcgatcgatctaTTGCATCGTATCGTATCGTAACTCGAATATATAAGTCTTAGCCTTAGATAATCAGGAACAGCCAACTCGAGTGGCACTCGTTCAAGTGATTTGTGATTGTGGCCAAGCCCTGGGAAAATTGTGTATGATTTGAGTTACACCATCTAGCACCATCTCAACAGGGATCCAAGATCCTTTACTAAAAGATGTACGTGGCCAACACTACTGGCGGCTTGATGCTGCAGACCATGCTGTATTTGGCCAATCACACCAGTCGTGCGGCCGTCAACACCCTGGTCGATCTGCCACCAGCCCCCAAAAGTGGTAAGTAGCCCGATCCACGAGCCCCACTTTTGGCCACCGAATTGCACCACCAGCCAGGCTAACTAGAACATGTccaaagtggccaaaaagtaTAGCAGATCGCCGCTATAATAGCGGAcggaaaaagaaaagttttctaatattttaatttattaatccCAGAATAATAAAATGGTTCAAAACCTATTTGgcatatttttatcaaactgtttaaaatgtaaattctacctcaaaaatattaattttattcaaatttctGAAGACAACCAGATAAGAtccaaaaaccaatttttcgTGAGGTATATATTAATTGCTTAACATCTTAGAATCATTGcccattaaatattaaattaggCCTGAAGAGTGCCAAACATTCGTTGCTTTGGAGAACGCAATCAGATGTGCTATTTGTTTGGCCGCAGCTGTGCGTTTTGGGCCCAGTTAGGGGCCACCAATTTGGGGTTTCCTCCGCCTTAAGTGGTTCGCTTGTTGGCTGTATGTCGAACAAACAGTTGCTGGCTCTTTAGTGGCTCAACAGCCAAAGATGCTGAGTGGCAGTAATCGGTGCGGCACATGGGGAAAGCTCTTCCAAGAAACCCGTGGCGATCACGATCACCTGTGCGCAATGGAAACACAGGTGGTGGTGGTTGGTGGTCGCTCCATTTGGTTTGGAAATCAGGGCCTCATAGGCTAATGACGTGACTCGTCCGGTACGCTTCGCCATACAATATGCTAAGTGTATATAGTGGCTATCTAATCGAAAACTTCCGATACAAACGGAACGCCAAAGAAGACCGCGATAAAAAATAGAGACGACAATGGCCGGTCGTCCATGCACCAGTGGGCAAATCCAATATCCATTTCCGATCACGGCTCGTTGAGACATTTAATGTCTTAAGGGAAGATTTTAACTGGGCCCTCAAGGAATGCAATGTCGTGTAGACAAATTATCAAAGATTTTTATGGTTCGTTGGGCTTTCTACCAGACCAAAACATATATAATCGAGATCTTTCAAAATCAtcaaagaatattaaataaggGCCATCATCAATGCTaagttataataaatttattaatggtcaaaaattcaaagttgtatatataatatttaaatgaaatattaaatacaaatatttaattcaaacaTTAGATTTCAAATAGTTcctatttgattaaaatttattttaaatgatcaaatttaagcaaattttcagatattaaaatcaattccgaaaatagtcaaatacaaaatttcaaaataactaaaaaccgAAATGGATAACAATCAAAGcgacaaatattaaaatttagtacaaaataattggatttagtgttttattttaccacacaatgtataatattttaatgtttttaatattatttggcTGTGACTGTATCAACTAATCTTCGAATCTGGACACTACCTTTCAAAttggcaaaaaattaaacgttTATTTataacgaaaataaattattcctGATAGATTTATGGTTCTTTTGGTGATTATCTCACTGATTATAATAGTTATTATAGATGTAAGACCAGATTATGTTTAAGAGTTCGAGTTAAGCGATTTTCCCTGGCAATCGAATGAGCTAGAGCTAGCACTATGCAGACCTAGTGATAGTTGGGCACTCCCTGGTGAATACCAGTAAGCTTATCTGGGCTCAGGTGTCGCCACGCTGATTTATAGACCAACTAGCCAACTAATAATCCTCCGATTGTTTTTCTACTACCTATTCAGACATCAACGAGGTGAAGTGCTTCGGGGTGTACGGCTGTTTTCCGATCAATGGGCCATGGAACACGGTGACACGGTCGATAAATGTGCATCCGCAGAAACCATCGGAGATTGAGCCGCACTTCACGTTGCACTTGAGAAAGGAACTGGACCAGCCCAAGTACCTGGATCTCAATGATCCCGACAGTGTGCAGGGCATGGGCATGGATGCCAAGGGCAAGATCTTCCTGCTGGTCCATGGCTATTTGGAATCGGGCGAGATTCCCTGGATGTGGGACATGGCGAAGGCGTTGCTGGCATACGAACCCGAGGGTAAGGCCGCCGTGGTCCTGATCGATTGGGGCGGTGGTGCGAGTCCGCCGTATGTCCAGGCGGTGGCCAATATCCGGCTCGTGGGCGCAATCACCGCCCATGTGGTGCACATGCTGTACGAGGAGCTGCGTCTGCCAAATCTCGATAATGTGCACATCATTGGCCACTCGCTGGGTGCCCATCTATCAGGCTATGCGGGGTACCATCTGCAGCACGACTTTGGCCTAAAGCCGGCCAGGATTACGGGCCTCGATCCGGCAGCTCCACTTTTCACGGACACCGATCCCATCGTGCGGCTGGACAAGACGGATGCCCATTTCGTGGACATTTTGCACACGGATGCCAATCCCCTGATGAAAGGTGGACTGGG from Drosophila gunungcola strain Sukarami unplaced genomic scaffold, Dgunungcola_SK_2 000084F, whole genome shotgun sequence carries:
- the LOC128264908 gene encoding glutamate receptor-interacting protein 1 isoform X4, whose translation is MNMLCAGGSDAGPAIVEIEYSLPEYTVSQNSLCVTSKLAQITVERESGCLGLTLRGGADYPLIVTHVRPHGPVYKTGRIKPGDRLLRVDNISLIGKTLAEAQQIIKCGGHVSGYTNLTIEYDVSVVQSVEFSMGPLLIEIERPMNDKLGLVLCNYTPAVPTSGSGSSTPSSGEKIEESAGVFIASILPASIADRCGALSVGDQVLSIDDTMIEHTAFNPDEVMTILDTSTGRGYTQMQIMPAHALARRGHTALGSPKYSFSTLESRKSSTAGRQRQRFARKSSLPLENPVGTAGGSSSTGGSVGTAGIHGSSSLGMGLGLCRAESFPVLLDCSQGAGILLTESGSGSGSGGAVAIAQILADSVADRSGCIQAGDRIVAINKMYSLDAANMRQLLEGGCSSRNGGGNPATGTPANWLELEIEFDMPDAVVPASGVFSVKLLRAGKCGLGLSVSGSSHGGLVISDVKMGSPAHRSGSLRSGDILLAVDQHPVQHFNVDALLKEEGSSSRTQNPSHSSSDFTTLTIKRVVLPDFLPMSSPIYSNCPASGINLGMGMGVSTSTDHDLYSSAYVTAGKYADCVSLKSRTPQPDYFRVPSMDDASLQSVQMRSTAGSGSGSGSNGGGGQSNGWSTTVNSRSFVAPPNTQSLTTELPEEEDEQEQLYPGYELNRYASVDCTALPPPMENKVYGSAASSSSKSSGSSLHQIIFTVRLEPKGGLLGITLAGSEDITKPITISGLVEGGIAHKNGQIHVSDQLLAIDEHSVQGMPLSHATSLLQNLGDLVDLKILRSHDLANGSHLPQTQAIYAKVQRRPRSPSANTEGSKESATGNGSNSNGNGSGKPRVFHVTLYKDKVYDDYGFSVSDGLYERGVFINRIRSGGPADMCGLLKPFDRIMQVNEMKTQDFDCCLTVPLIAAAGDKIEMIMQRTE
- the LOC128264908 gene encoding glutamate receptor-interacting protein 1 isoform X3, producing MSPAQSEDSGLAPERGTTYATITLPRNALHLAITFAERNDLSYPPVVGSLSPVGHAADFLAPGDRLHQIDGISTIGLSNQKVMNMLCAGGSDAGPAIVEIEYSLPEYTVSQNSLCVTSKLAQITVERESGCLGLTLRGGADYPLIVTHVRPHGPVYKTGRIKPGDRLLRVDNISLIGKTLAEAQQIIKCGGHVSGYTNLTIEYDVSVVQSVEFSMGPLLIEIERPMNDKLGLVLCNYTPAVPTSGSGSSTPSSGEKIEESAGVFIASILPASIADRCGALSVGDQVLSIDDTMIEHTAFNPDEVMTILDTSTGRGYTQMQIMPAHALARRGHTALGSPKYSFSTLESRKSSTAGRQRQRFARKSSLPLENPVGTAGGSSSTGGSVGTAGIHGSSSLGMGLGLCRAESFPVLLDCSQGAGILLTESGSGSGSGGAVAIAQILADSVADRSGCIQAGDRIVAINKMYSLDAANMRQLLEGGCSSRNGGGNPATGTPANWLELEIEFDMPDAVVPASGVFSVKLLRAGKCGLGLSVSGSSHGGLVISDVKMGSPAHRSGSLRSGDILLAVDQHPVQHFNVDALLKEEGSSSRTQNPSHSSSDFTTLTIKRVVLPDFLPMSSPIYSNCPASGINLGMGMGVSTSTDHDLYSSAYVTAGKYADCVSLKSRTPQPDYFRVPSMDDASLQSVQMRSTAGSGSGSGSNGGGGQSNGWSTTVNSRSFVAPPNTQSLTTELPEEEDEQEQLYPGYELNRYASVDCTALPPPMENKVYGSAASSSSKSSGSSLHQIIFTVRLEPKGGLLGITLAGSEDITKPITISGLVEGGIAHKNGQIHVSDQLLAIDEHSVQGMPLSHATSLLQNLGDLVDLKILRSHDLANGSHLPQTQAIYAKVQRRPRSPSANTEGSKESATGNGSNSNGNGSGKPRVFHVTLYKDKVYDDYGFSVSDGLYERGVFINRIRSGGPADMCGLLKPFDRIMQVNEMKTQDFDCCLTVPLIAAAGDKIEMIMQRTE
- the LOC128264908 gene encoding glutamate receptor-interacting protein 1 isoform X2 yields the protein MKLWKSKKPIVGCVPGKSAALKQDQQQQQQQQQQESHNNTFNGGHHHPSTDTSLAPMLSVDRAMSPAQSEDSGLAPERGTTYATITLPRNALHLAITFAERNDLSYPPVVGSLSPVGHAADFLAPGDRLHQIDGISTIGLSNQKVMNMLCAGGSDAGPAIVEIEYSLPEYISQNSLCVTSKLAQITVERESGCLGLTLRGGADYPLIVTHVRPHGPVYKTGRIKPGDRLLRVDNISLIGKTLAEAQQIIKCGGHVSGYTNLTIEYDVSVVQSVEFSMGPLLIEIERPMNDKLGLVLCNYTPAVPTSGSGSSTPSSGEKIEESAGVFIASILPASIADRCGALSVGDQVLSIDDTMIEHTAFNPDEVMTILDTSTGRGYTQMQIMPAHALARRGHTALGSPKYSFSTLESRKSSTAGRQRQRFARKSSLPLENPVGTAGGSSSTGGSVGTAGIHGSSSLGMGLGLCRAESFPVLLDCSQGAGILLTESGSGSGSGGAVAIAQILADSVADRSGCIQAGDRIVAINKMYSLDAANMRQLLEGGCSSRNGGGNPATGTPANWLELEIEFDMPDAVVPASGVFSVKLLRAGKCGLGLSVSGSSHGGLVISDVKMGSPAHRSGSLRSGDILLAVDQHPVQHFNVDALLKEEGSSSRTQNPSHSSSDFTTLTIKRVVLPDFLPMSSPIYSNCPASGINLGMGMGVSTSTDHDLYSSAYVTAGKYADCVSLKSRTPQPDYFRVPSMDDASLQSVQMRSTAGSGSGSGSNGGGGQSNGWSTTVNSRSFVAPPNTQSLTTELPEEEDEQEQLYPGYELNRYASVDCTALPPPMENKVYGSAASSSSKSSGSSLHQIIFTVRLEPKGGLLGITLAGSEDITKPITISGLVEGGIAHKNGQIHVSDQLLAIDEHSVQGMPLSHATSLLQNLGDLVDLKILRSHDLANGSHLPQTQAIYAKVQRRPRSPSANTEGSKESATGNGSNSNGNGSGKPRVFHVTLYKDKVYDDYGFSVSDGLYERGVFINRIRSGGPADMCGLLKPFDRIMQVNEMKTQDFDCCLTVPLIAAAGDKIEMIMQRTE
- the LOC128264908 gene encoding glutamate receptor-interacting protein 1 isoform X1, whose product is MKLWKSKKPIVGCVPGKSAALKQDQQQQQQQQQQESHNNTFNGGHHHPSTDTSLAPMLSVDRAMSPAQSEDSGLAPERGTTYATITLPRNALHLAITFAERNDLSYPPVVGSLSPVGHAADFLAPGDRLHQIDGISTIGLSNQKVMNMLCAGGSDAGPAIVEIEYSLPEYTVSQNSLCVTSKLAQITVERESGCLGLTLRGGADYPLIVTHVRPHGPVYKTGRIKPGDRLLRVDNISLIGKTLAEAQQIIKCGGHVSGYTNLTIEYDVSVVQSVEFSMGPLLIEIERPMNDKLGLVLCNYTPAVPTSGSGSSTPSSGEKIEESAGVFIASILPASIADRCGALSVGDQVLSIDDTMIEHTAFNPDEVMTILDTSTGRGYTQMQIMPAHALARRGHTALGSPKYSFSTLESRKSSTAGRQRQRFARKSSLPLENPVGTAGGSSSTGGSVGTAGIHGSSSLGMGLGLCRAESFPVLLDCSQGAGILLTESGSGSGSGGAVAIAQILADSVADRSGCIQAGDRIVAINKMYSLDAANMRQLLEGGCSSRNGGGNPATGTPANWLELEIEFDMPDAVVPASGVFSVKLLRAGKCGLGLSVSGSSHGGLVISDVKMGSPAHRSGSLRSGDILLAVDQHPVQHFNVDALLKEEGSSSRTQNPSHSSSDFTTLTIKRVVLPDFLPMSSPIYSNCPASGINLGMGMGVSTSTDHDLYSSAYVTAGKYADCVSLKSRTPQPDYFRVPSMDDASLQSVQMRSTAGSGSGSGSNGGGGQSNGWSTTVNSRSFVAPPNTQSLTTELPEEEDEQEQLYPGYELNRYASVDCTALPPPMENKVYGSAASSSSKSSGSSLHQIIFTVRLEPKGGLLGITLAGSEDITKPITISGLVEGGIAHKNGQIHVSDQLLAIDEHSVQGMPLSHATSLLQNLGDLVDLKILRSHDLANGSHLPQTQAIYAKVQRRPRSPSANTEGSKESATGNGSNSNGNGSGKPRVFHVTLYKDKVYDDYGFSVSDGLYERGVFINRIRSGGPADMCGLLKPFDRIMQVNEMKTQDFDCCLTVPLIAAAGDKIEMIMQRTE